The nucleotide window GCCGTGAGTGAGCCGTCTTTCTTGTCCTTGGGGTGCCGAACGGTGGAAGTCGAACCGGCCATTTGGCTGCTCGCGTGCCGTTGTGAGTGAGCGTTTCAAGGTATCTTACGTGCCCGGCGTCGGATCGCCCAAGAGCGCGCGATTGGCGCCCCAACGCCGGCGGGAAATTGACCGCAAGCGCGGCCGCGTGCGCAACCGTAACCGACCCGGGATCCCGCGGCGGCACCGCCCGCCCGGCGGACCGGGCGGTGCCGGCGGTGGTGTTGACGCCCGGCGCCGGGCCACGACAATTGGCACATCACGTTCGCTCTCAACCGGGACCCCTTATGCCTCGATTCCTGCTGTTAGCACTAACGGCGGTCGCGCTCGGCGCCGCGCACGCCCAGGCCGCGCCGGACGAAGCGCGGCTGCTCCGCTTCCCGGCCGTACACGGCGACCAGATCGTCTTCACCTACGCCGGCGACCTGTACACCGTGCCCGCGGCCGGCGGCACCGCGCGGCGGATCACGTCGCACCCCGGGTTCGAGATGTTCCCGCGGTTCAGCCCGGACGGCTCGCTGGTCGCGTTCACCGGCCAGTACGACGGCAACACCGAGGTGTTCGTGGTGCCGGCCGTTGGGGGCGAGCCGAAGCGGCTCACCTACACCGCCACGCTCGGGCGCGACGAGGTGTCCGACCGGATGGGGCCGAACAACGTCGTTATCGGGTGGACCCCGGACGGGAAGAGTGTGCTGTTCCGGTCGCGGATGCGGTCGTTCAACGACTTCGTCGGGCAACTGTTCACGGTCCCTGTCGAGGGCGGGGTGCCGGAAGAGTTGCCGCTACCGCGCGGCGGGTTCGCCAGCTACTCCGCTGATGGCACGAAGCTCGCGTACAACCGCATCTTCCGCGAGTTCCGCACCTGGAAGCGGTACCGCGGCGGCATGGCCGACGACGTGTGGCTGTACGACTTCGCCACCAAGAAGACCGAGCAGCTCACCGACGACCCGGGCCAGGACATCTTCCCCATGTTCATCGGGGACAAGGTGTACTTTATCTCGGACCGCGACAAGAACATGCGGTACAACCTGTACTCCGTCGACCCGGCCACCAAGAAGACCGAGCGGCACACCGAGTTCACCGAGTTCGACATCAAGTTCCCGTCGGCCAGCAAGGACCAGCTTGTCTTCGAGAACGGCGGATACATTTACAAATTCGATCCGAAAACCGCTAAGGCCGAGAAGGTCACCGTTCGCATCCTGGAGGACCGCGCCGGGGCGCGAGGCGCGCTCACCGACGTGAGCAAGTCGGTCACCGCGTTCGAGGTCTCTCCCGACGGCAAGCGCGCGCTCTTCGCCGCCCGCGGCGACGTGTTCACCGTCCCGGCCGGCGACGGCGTCACCCGCAACCTGACCCGCACGCCGGGCGCTCACGACCGCAACCCGAAGTGGTCCCCGGACGGCAAGAGCGTCGCGTTCGTCTCGGACGCCACCGGCGAGGACGAGATCCACGTCGGCCCGGCCGACGGCAGCGCGCCCGCCAAGCCGGTCACCAGCGCCGCGGACACCTACAAGTACGAGATCCAGTGGTCGCCGGACTCGAAGAAGATCCTCTGGGGCGACAAGAAGCTCCGGCTCCAGTTCGTCGACGTGGAAACAAAGAAGGTCACGCTGGTGGACCAGGCGAAGGCGTGGGAGGTCCGCGACTTCACATGGTCGCCGGACTCGAAGTGGGTCGCGTTCGGCCGCCAGGAGGTGGACACGATGCCCAAGGTGTACCTGTACTCGCTCGAAACGACCAAGACGACCGCGGTGACCGACGGCTGGTACGCGTCGAACACGCCCACCTTCAGCGCCGACGGCAAGTACCTGTTCTTCGTGTCCGCGCGCGACTTCAACCCGGTGTACAGCAGCACCGAGTGGAACCACGCGTACCGCGACATGCAGCGCGTCTACTTCGTGGCCCTCGCGAAGGCCACGCCCAACCCGCTCAAACCGAAGCTCGATGACGAGCCCGCCGAACCGAAGAAAGACGACAAGAAGGATGAGAAGAAGGACGCCCCCGCGGTGAAGGTCGATCTGGACGGCCTGAGCGGGCGCATCGTCGCGCTGCCCGGTCCGGCGGCCAACTACGGCAGCCTGCACGCCGCCGGGAACGCGCTCTACTACCAGCGCAGCGCCAGCGGCAGCCCGGGCCAGCTGTACGTGTTCGATCTCGGCAGCCGGAAGGAAACCGCGCTCGGACCGGTCAGCGGGTACGAGGTCTCGGCCGACGGGAAGAAGATGCTCGTCCAGAAGGACGGGAAGTACGGCGTCATCGACCTGCCGAAAGGCCCGATCGCGATCGGCGAGGCGCTGAACCTGTCCGGGCTGGAGGTGTTCCTCGACAAGAAGGCCGAGTGGAAGCAGATGTACGCCGAGTGCTGGCGGCAGATGCGGGACTTCTTCTACGACCCCGGCCTGCACGGCGTGGACTGGGCGGCGGTGCGCAAGAAGTACGAGCCGCTGGTGGAGCACGTCGGCCACCGGGCCGACCTGAGCTACATCATCGGCGAGATGATCGCCGAGCTGAACGCCGGGCACGCCTACATCGGCGGCGGCGAACTGCCGGAGGTGCGGAAGGTGCCGCAGGGGTTGCTCGGGGCCGAGTTCAAGCGCGACCCGCAGACCGGGTTCTTCCAGATCACCCGCGTGCTTCCGGGCGAGAACTGGGTCTCGAAGCGCCGCTCGCCGCTCACCGAGGTCGGCGTGAACGTCGCCGTCGGCGACTGGATCGTGGCCGTGAACGGCCAGCCCACCGACGGCGTGAAGAACATCAACGAGCTGCTGGTGAACACCGCCGGCAAGCCGGTGGTGCTGTCGGTCGCGGCGAAGCCGGCCGCCGCGGGCGCGCGCCGGGTGGTCGTCACCCCGACGAGCGACGAGAGCGACCTGTACTACTACGCGTGGGTGCAGGCGAACATCAAGAAGGTGTCCGACGCGACCGACGGCAAGGTCGGGTACCTCCACGTCCCGGACATGCTCGCGACCGGACTGAACGAGTTCGCGAAGCACTACTACCCGCAGCTCAAGAAGCAGGCCCTGGTGATCGACGTGCGCGGCAACGGCGGCGGAAACGTGTCGCCGATGCTGATCGAGCGCCTGCGGCGCGAGGCCGCGATGGTGGGCATCGCCCGCAACGCCGAGCCGAGCATCGACCCGAACGGCACCTTCGTCGGCCCGCTGGCGTGCCTGCTGAACGAGTACTCGGCATCCGACGGCGACATCTTCTCGTACCGGTTCCGGCACTACAAGCTGGGGCCGCTCATCGGGAAGCGGAGCTGGGGCGGGGTGGTCGGCATCCGCGGCTCGCTGCCGCTCCTCGACGGCGGGTCGCTGAGCAAGCCGGAGTTCTCGCGCTACGACCTGGGCGGTAAGGAGTGGGTCATGGAGAACGTCGGCGTGGCGCCCGACATCGTGGTCGATAACGACCCGGCCAAAGAGTTCGCCGGTGAGGACCAGCAGTTGAACAAGGCGATCGAGGTGCTGCTGGCCGAGCTGAAGAAGAACCCGCCGAAGGTGATCGCCCCGCCGGCGTACCCGAAGCGGTAACGGTCGTTGGCGATGGGTGTAAAGTCAGAAGGGTGTTCACCGCAGAGGGCACGAGAGGGCGCAGAGAGAAGGCAGTAAAGAGAGTTGGTCTTCTCTCCCTTCGTCTCTTCTCTGCGCCCTCTCGTGCCCTCTGCGGTGAACACCCTTCTGACTTCTCTCCGCGGTGAGAACCGCTACTTTCGCTTCACGTCCTTGATGTTGATGTCCGCCCCGGTCTGGCGGTCGCCGAGGAGGTGCTCGGCGAAGAAGTCCCACATCCGCTGGTTGAAGTACGGCTGGGCCGCACCGAACCCGTGCCGCGCCCCCGGGATGATGAGCAGGTCGAACCGCTTGTTCGCCTTGATCAGCGCATCAACCAGGCGCATCGTGTTCGCCGGGTGGACGTTGTTGTCGATCTCGCCGTGAACCAGGAGCAGGTGCCCCTTCAGGTTGTCGGCCAGTTCGGCGTTCGTCGGCACCTTGATCTCGAACTTGGTGAGCGGCAGCACGACCGCCGCGGCGGCCGACGCCACCGGCGGCTTGGTGCCCGCGAGCCGCGGCGGCGGGGCCAGCGCGAGCTGCGACTTTGCCGCGTCGGCTCGCTGCAGTTGTGCGAGCCGGGCCTTCAGCGCGGTGATCTGTGCTTCCAGCTCTTCGACCGACCGCTGGTCCTCGGGATCGAACCGCTGCATCAGCTCGATCAGCTCCTCCTCGATCAGCTCCTCTTCGGGCGGCCCCTTCTTGCGCCCGCCGAAGCCCTTGCTCCCGGCGCCGGCGCCGGTCGATCCGGTCGCGCCCTCCTTCTTTTCACTCTTCTCGGCGGCCACGGGCACCTCTTTGAGGCCGTGGTACGTCTCCGACCAGTTGTCGTTGTAGATGTTGTTGTCGTGGTTCCCGGCGCTGGCGACCGCCACCTTGAAGAAGTCGTTGTACGGCTTCTGGAGCAGCGCCGCGGCCGACATGAACCCGCCGCCGGAGTGCCCGAAAATGCCCACCTTGGACACGTCGATGAAGGAGTGCCGCGCGGCGAGCGCCTCAATGGCCGCCTTCTTGTCCACCAGCCCGTAGTCGCGCAGGTTGAAGTACCCGAACGAGTGGTACGCCTTCGACCGCTCCGGGCTGCCGCCGCGGTGCCCCACCTGGATCACGACGAACCCGAGCTGCGCGAGCTGCATGTTGGTGCTGTACGCCGAGAACCGGTACACCACGCCCTCGGTCTGCGGCCCCGGGTACACGTGCGCGATCACCGGGTACTGCTTCTTCGGGTCGAAGTCGAACGGCTTCCACATGTTGCCGTACAGGTCCGTGGTGCCGTCCGCGGCCTTCACGCTGAAGGTCTCCGGCATCTTCCAGCCGGCCTTATCGAGCGCGCTCAGGTCGGTGGTTTCCAGCAGCATCAGCGATTTGCCGGTGTCGTCGCGGACCACCGCGAACGGCGCCCGGTCCACCGCGGTGCTGTTCGTGACGACAAACTTCTTGCTCGGCGACAGCGTCGATGTCTGGTTCAGCCCGCGCTCGACCGACTGACCCATCCGGTCGCTCGGGTCGAGGCAGGTGAGCCCGGTGCCGTCGAGCTTCACACGGTACAGGTGCGTGTAGTACGGGTTCTCGCCCGGCTCGCGGGCGTTGCCGATCAGGTAGACGAACCCGGCCTTCGCATCGACCTCGACGATGCGGCTGGCGCGCCACGGGCCGCTGGTGATGGCGTTCTTGAACGAGCCGTCCCGCCCGTACCGGTAGAAGTGCCCCCAGCCGCTCCGCTCGGACCACCAGATGAACTCGTCGGTCTCTTCGAGGTACCGGGGCGACTGCATTTCGAGGTACGCGGCCTCGAACCCCTCGCCGAACATGCACTTGCACTGGCCGCTGAACACGTCGAACGCGCACACCTCCAGGTTGCGGCGGAGCCGGTCCCGGCGGATGAACCGCAGTTCGCCGGGGCTCTTGCCCCAGCGGATGTCGGAGTACCGCTCGTCGCGCCACTTCGGGCTGACCTTCGTGAGCGCCTTCTTCTCGACGTCGCAGTAGTACAGCTCGGTCTTGCGGATCTCGGCTTCCGCGGGCATCGGGTACTTGTACTGTTCGAGCTTCGGGCGGGGGGTGGCGATCGAGTCCACGAGGTACAGGTCCTTGATCCCGCGGCTGTCGGTCCGGGTGACGTAAAACGCCTTCGAGTCCGTTGACCAGGTGACGTTCGCGCGGGTCTTGCGGTCGCTCGGGGCCGCGCCCTTCGCGCCATCATTACCGCCCTTGTTGAAGCCCCCGCCGCCCCCGCCAAAGCCGCCGAACCCGCCGAACCCGTACTCGTCGGCGCCGTCGGTGCTGAGCTGCGTGGCCTTGTCTTCGGGTTGCCCCTCGTCGCACAGGTACAGGTTGTGCTTGTACGCGTAGACGTATTTCTTCTTGTCCGGCGAGTAGTTCTTGTACGAGCCGGGGCCGCCCGGGTTCGCGCCCCCCTTCCCGCCCGCATCGTCCTTCTTGGTATCGTCCTTCTTGGTGTCGTCCTTCTTCTCCGTGTCGGTCTCGCCCTCGCGCATCCGGCGGAGCATCTCGTTCACCCGCTCGTCGCCGAGCTGGCCGCGCATCCGCTCAATCGCCTCGGGCGACATGCCGCCCTGCGCAGGCGGCGCCTTCCCGAGCGACTTGAGTTTGCCCGCTTCGAGGTCATACTCGTACCGCCCCTCGCCGAAGACGAAGTTGAGCTTCTTGGCGTCCGCCGCGACGGTCACGCGATCAATGCGGAAGGTGTCCGCGTCGAGCGGTTGCTTGGACGCCTCGGAGAGCGCCGCGGCGAGCCGGCTGTGGTCGAACAGCGGGGTGCGCTCTTTCTTGCCCGGGTCCACCTTCCAGTACTGGGTGCCCGACGCGGTGCGAGCGGAGTACCAGAACACGTCCGTCTTGCCGATCCACTGCGGCGAGACCGACGCCTCGCGCACGTGCTGCGCGACGAACTCCTTGCTGAACTTCTGTGCGAGCAGATAGTTGGCCCCGGTCACCCGCTCTTGAGCGGCAACCAGCGGGGCCAGCGCAATCAAAAACAGCGCAGCGAGCGCGTTGCGTCTAGTCATGTTGAGAATCCGGAATGTGGAGCGAGGGAGGGCGTTAGTTTACCCGCAATTCAGATCCGGCGGCAACGATGCAAGTCTGCGGATCTGGGAAATATGGGCGAACGAGACCGCCCACACCGCAACCCGTCGCGCGTCGAAGCCGGGCCGGGCGGTTGTTCCCTGGGACCGCGGACGTCCCGTCCGCCGCTCCGGGAATTCGGTCGCTCGGCGGAACACCCTTCTTGCGCGCTCCACGCGCAGAACTGCGGACGGGCAATCTTCGATCACAGGCCCCCTTCGGATTCACACCCATTCGTTTGTGCGCAAGCCGTTTCCGTGCAATGGTCCACTCAGCGGAACCGGTCCGCCGTTCACTAACACGCCGAGGTGACGTGATGAGAGCCGTTTTGGGTGTTGTGGTGGTTCTGGTGGCGTCCTTCGGGCTGTCGGCCAGCGACAAGGACGAGAAGATCGACGCCAAATTGCTGGTCGGCAAGTGGACGATGGAGAACGAGGAGACGGGCGCGTCGATGGTCATGGAGTTCACCAAGGACGGCAAGTTCAAGGTCTCGGTCAAGGAGAAGAAAGGCAAAGAGATTCAGATCGGCGGCACCTACAAGCTGGAAGGAGCCAAGCTGATGTTGACCATCAAGGCCGGCGACAAGGAAGCGAAGGAGACGCTGACCGTAGTTTCACTGGACGACGAGGAACTGGTGACCAAGGACTCGAAAGGCAAGAAGGACACATACGAGCGGGTTGACGACGACGAATAACCCTGATCGGACCTGACAACCGCGCCGGCGGTTACGCACGCGACGCGTTCCCTTCACCCACCCGGCGGAGTCACCGCACGGTTCGGCGCCATCGGGAGCGAAAAGCCCATCAACCGGGTTACGGCTTCGCCCGGTGCCCGGTACTCGTCGGGTCCGGCCTCCTGCTCCTCGTGGCACTCGTGGTCAACACCCTGTCTCGAAGACCCAATCGCTATTACACCACGCACTGGCGCGGAGCATGTGTTCGCGGGTCGCGTTGACCTTGTGAACGAACCGGGCGTGCGCCGAGGAGCTACGCTGCCCCGCGCCGCACGCCCGGTTCGGTTCAATGCACTTCATCAACCGTGACTGGGTCGGGCGCCCCGGGGTGCTTCACACCGTTGCTCCGGTCGAACCGCCCGCATCAGCAGGTCGGGTCACCTTCAAATCCACACGCACAGTGAAACGCGGGACGGCCTGGGCCGCCGGCCCACGCGGTGACAAATTCGCGGCAAAACAGCTTGCAGCACGCAGTTATACTTTGTAAATACAAGTCAATCGACATCGAACGCTGTTGCGAGACCGGGCCACTCGCGCCGTTCCGCGTCAACCACAACGACCGGCCGCGCCCCGCAGGCGACGGCTCGGCTTCACACGCTCCAAAAAGAGGGCAGCACGTGCGCCACGCGATCGGAGCCATCACCGCCGCGATCCTCTGCACCGCCGGAGCGGCCGGCGACGACAAGAAACCGGTCCCGAAGCCGATCACCCGGCTGTTCGTTCAGGACCTGAAGACGTGTTCGCTGAAGTGGGCGGATGTGACGGTCGGTCCCGGCCAGAGGCTCGCCCTCGGAGCGCTCGCCGATGTCACCGGCTTCAAGAAGCTCGACCCCACGCGGCAAAAGCTGGTTCAAATGCGGGAGGCGGGCAGCCTGGTGTGCGTCGGCGTGCGGGACGATGCCGACGGCGCGTTCGAGAGCGGCTGGGTGCTGATCCAGTCCGGGGTGGGGTACGCGGACCACGGGGGCCACGGTCACTGGAAATACAAGAAGAAACCCGAAGTGGCGGACAGCCGGCTCGACGCCAAACAGGGCAACCCGGCCCACGTGTACCTGTACGGCGAGCGGTTCTTCATCGCCAACGACCGGCTCAACGGGTACACCCGGCTCGACCCCGAGCAGTACGCCACCAACGAGGCCCGGTCGCTCGGCACGGGCAAACCGCAGTTCCTCGTCGGCGGCGGGAACCACATCACGCTGGCGGTTGTTGACGACAAGGTCGGGTACTCGTGCTGGATCGACGGCGGCGGGCCGAACAAGGGCCGCGTCGACGTGACTCCCGTTACCGGCGCGCCGAAATCCGAACCGGCGTACTCGTTCACCCTGCCCAGCGGCGGCATCCACGGCGCGACCGCGTGCGCCGGTAAGGTGTTCTTCGCTCCGGCCGAAGGGGTCTGCTGGGTCGAAGCCGACCCCGGGCTGAAACAAAAGTCCGAGCAGGTGAAGACGCGGCAGATCGACCTCGGCAAAGAGGGCGGTAAGGCGCGTCGCACCGGCGCGTTCGCGACCCACGGGGACCACGTCCTGTTCGTCACCGGTAAAGATGCCCCGACCCTTGTGGCACTGAACGCGAAGCTGACGGACCCGAAACCGCTGTTCGTCCCCCTCACGGTCCGGAAGGGCACACACGCGGTCACCCCAGAGGTCGTCACCGCCGCGGACGGCAAGCTGTACGCGTTGGTGTTCCACGACCGGGTGAAGGACAGCGACGCGGACGACGCGCTAGAGGTGATCGCCCTGGACCCGAACGGGGACGGCGACTGCGCCGACGCCCGATCGGTGAAGGTGCTGAAGGTCGGCAGGAGCGCCGTTGAGGGGCACTCCGGGCACCACGACATCACCTTCGACGCGGATTACCGGTACGCGTTCTTCACCAACCCGGGCGACGGCACCGTTTCGGCCCTGTCCCTCAAGACGCTGGAAGTGACCGCCACGTTCACCGTCGGCGGCACCCCGACGGCCGTCGTCGCCCGCGGCGGCGAGGACCACGACGACTGAGCACGGATCTCATCCGTGCCCCTTCCCGCACGACGCACCGAGCCATTCCCGAACCGAAGTTCCGACGCCTTGAGGTGAGGAGCGCCGATGGAACGCGTTGCGAGCCGAAGCCGCGTGCCCGGACATCCGCCGCCACCGGCGGCGCCCGCGATCGCGGCCCCTTCCGAGTTGCGCCGCCGGGCGACGGCCCTCCTCGACCAGCAACTCTGGTGCTGGGGCCGGGACGTTGCGCGACCGGAGGGGAACATCCTCCTCGGGCTGGGCATGTGCCGGTACCGCGCGCCCGACGGGCGCGGGACCGCGTACACCGGGCGCGTGGCGGGGGACGGGGTGGTGTGGCTGTGGGGCTTCGGGCTGCTGTACTGCCGCCCGGGTGTGGGTGGCGTGTTCCTCCGGCGGTACGGGTTCGAGCCGGTGCTCGTTGGCGAGCCGCGCCACCCCGTTCACACGCCCGAACGGCTCGGCCCGTTCGTCCGCCCGGTGACGGGAGGGGAGCGCGCGGCCGCACGTGAGCTGTTGCGGGCCGCGACCGGTTGGGCGGCCGGGTACGAGCACTGGGTGGCCGAAACCTTCGGCTCGGGTTACCGGCACGCCTCACTTGCGTCACGCGGCAAGCCCCCCGCGGTGCCCGCCAAGCAAATGGCGGGAGAGTGGGAGCACCTGGCCAAGAAATCGATCCGACTGGCCGACCCGCCGCCCCCGCCACGCGGCCCGTGGGGACCGTTGTTCACCGCCCTCCGCATCACCGGCCGCCCGCGTGCTGTACGCACGGCCCCTGGCGCCTCACCGAGGTTCGCGACCGCATGAGCGTTCACACCAGTCCCCGCGCCGTGCAGCGGCTGCCCGTCACCGTGCTGTCCGGGTTTCTCGGCGCCGGCAAGACGACGCTACTCAACCACGTCCTGACCAACCGCGAGGGGCTCAAGGTCGCGGTCATTGTCAACGACATGTCCGAGATCAACATCGACGCGGCACTCGTGAAAGACGGCGCGGCGCTGTCCCGCACCGACGAGAAGCTGGTCGAAATGCAGAACGGGTGCATCTGCTGCACGCTCCGCGAGGATCTGCTCAAGGAGGTGGCACGGCTGGCCAGGGACGGCCGGTTCGATTACCTCCTGATCGAGTCCACCGGCGTCTCGGAGCCGCGACCGGTGGCGGAGACGTTCACCTTCGAGCACGAGGACGGCAGCGCGCTCGGGGACGTGGCCCGGCTCGACACGATGGTCACCGTCGTGGACGCCGCCAACTTCCTCGACGACTACCGGTCCGCAGACGCCCTGTCCGACCGGGGCCAGGCGCTCGGCCCGGAGGACGAGCGGGACGTGGTGACGTTACTGGTCGATCAAGTCGAGTTCGCCGATGTGCTCGTGGTGAACAAAGCCGACCTGGTGCCCGAAGCGCGACTCGGCGAGTTGGAAGCCGCGCTCCGCTCGCTGAACCCGGCCGCGAAGCTGGTCCGGTCGGTACGGGGTCGGGTGCCATTAGCCGAAGTACTGAACACCGGGCGGTTCGACTTCGGCCGGGCGGAGTCTGCGCCGGGCTGGATGGCGGTGTCCCGCGGCGAGGAGCTGCCCGAAACGACCGAGTACGGCATCAGCAGTTTCGTGTACCGCGCACGCCGGCCGTTCCACCCGGACCGGTTGTACCGGTTCATGACCAACAAGCGGCTGCTGGCCGGGTTGCTCCGGTCCAAGGGGTTCTGCTGGATCGTCACGCGCCCCCAGTGGGCCGCTCTGTGGTCGCAAGCCGGGCGGGTGATGGAACTGTCCCCACAGGGCGTGTGGTGGGCGGACGTGCCCCGCGACCAGTGGCCCACCGACCCCGCCGAGCGGGCCGAAGTCCTTGCGGACTTCGAGGGCGAGTTCGGGGACCGCCGGCAGGAGCTGGTGTTCATCGGGGCCAGGCTCAACGAAGCCGCGATCCGGGCCGCGCTCGACGCGGCCCTGATGACCGACGCCGAGATGCAGGGCGGACCGGCCGCGTGGGAGCGCATCACCGACCCGCTGCCGCCCTGGCCGGTTCCAGAGCAGGAGTTCACGGAGGTAGCACCGTGAGTACCGTTGACGGCCCCGTTGGGCGGCTCCGCAGGTTGGCGAGCCACGACTTCTTCCCCAGCTTCAGCACGAAGGTGCGGCGGGTGCTGTACAACCCGCTCGGGGTGCTGATCGGGGCCGCGGGCGTGTCGCTCGCGTGCGGGCTCTTCCTGCACGCACAGGGGTTCGTACTGGCCGGCGGGATCGTCGCGGTGGTCGGCCTCGGCGTGCTGTGGCCGTGGCTGTCGTTGCGCGGGCTGACCGGCGCAGTGGACTTCGACCGCCCCCGGGCCGCAGAAGGCGACACCATCGGGGTGCGGCTGATGCTCCGGAACCGGCTCCCGTGGGCGGTGTGGGGGCTGACGGTCCGCGACGGGTTCGGTGAAGGCGCGGAGCGGCCCGCGGCGGCCGTCGCGAGCACACCCGGGCGCCGCGCCGCCGCATGCCGCTGGACCTTCGTACCGGAGCAACGCGGCGTGTACCCGCTCGCACCACCCCGGCTGTGTACCGGGTTCCCGTTCGGGCTGTGGGAGAACGCCCGGCGCCTGGAAATCGGTGCGCCGCTCGCGGTGTGGCCCCGGACGTTCCCGGTCGGCCCGGTGCCACCGGTGAGCGGCGACCGACAGGTTGAGGGGAACGTGTCCCGGGTCCGGGTCGGCACCACGGGGGACGTGCTCGGCGTGCGCCCGTACCGCCGGGGCGATTCCCCGCGGCGGATCCACTGGGGGCAGTCGGCCAAGCACGACCGGTTGGTGGTGTGCGAACTCCAGTCGAACGCCCGGCCGGTGATTCAGATCGTTCTGGACGCGAACCCACTGGTCCACGCCGGGGCGGGCACGAACGGGTCGCGCGAGTGGGCCGTGCGCGTGGCCGCCAGCCTGGCGAAGGGGTGGCTCGAAGCCGGCGCACAGGTCGGGCTCACCTGGACCGGGTTCGAGCTGCCGCCCGCGTCCGGGACCGCCCAGGTCCACAAGCTGCTCGACGCCCTGGCCGCACTGCCGAACGACGCGGGCGGGCCGCTGGCCGACCTGCTCGCGTGCCCGGTGTGCCGCGGGTTCCGCGACGGCCTCCAGGTGGTCGTCACCACCGACCGCTCGCACACCCACGCCGCGTGCGGGGCGTGCGTGACCGAGAGCCAGCGGTGGGTGGTGCTGACCGCGGGCGGGTTCAGCGACACGGTGTCGATCGCCTCGCACGCCTGCGACCACGCCCCCGGGGCGGAACCGTGGCTCCGAATCGACTCGGCCGACGAGGCGCCGGCGCGGCTGCGCGG belongs to Gemmata obscuriglobus and includes:
- a CDS encoding S41 family peptidase; amino-acid sequence: MPRFLLLALTAVALGAAHAQAAPDEARLLRFPAVHGDQIVFTYAGDLYTVPAAGGTARRITSHPGFEMFPRFSPDGSLVAFTGQYDGNTEVFVVPAVGGEPKRLTYTATLGRDEVSDRMGPNNVVIGWTPDGKSVLFRSRMRSFNDFVGQLFTVPVEGGVPEELPLPRGGFASYSADGTKLAYNRIFREFRTWKRYRGGMADDVWLYDFATKKTEQLTDDPGQDIFPMFIGDKVYFISDRDKNMRYNLYSVDPATKKTERHTEFTEFDIKFPSASKDQLVFENGGYIYKFDPKTAKAEKVTVRILEDRAGARGALTDVSKSVTAFEVSPDGKRALFAARGDVFTVPAGDGVTRNLTRTPGAHDRNPKWSPDGKSVAFVSDATGEDEIHVGPADGSAPAKPVTSAADTYKYEIQWSPDSKKILWGDKKLRLQFVDVETKKVTLVDQAKAWEVRDFTWSPDSKWVAFGRQEVDTMPKVYLYSLETTKTTAVTDGWYASNTPTFSADGKYLFFVSARDFNPVYSSTEWNHAYRDMQRVYFVALAKATPNPLKPKLDDEPAEPKKDDKKDEKKDAPAVKVDLDGLSGRIVALPGPAANYGSLHAAGNALYYQRSASGSPGQLYVFDLGSRKETALGPVSGYEVSADGKKMLVQKDGKYGVIDLPKGPIAIGEALNLSGLEVFLDKKAEWKQMYAECWRQMRDFFYDPGLHGVDWAAVRKKYEPLVEHVGHRADLSYIIGEMIAELNAGHAYIGGGELPEVRKVPQGLLGAEFKRDPQTGFFQITRVLPGENWVSKRRSPLTEVGVNVAVGDWIVAVNGQPTDGVKNINELLVNTAGKPVVLSVAAKPAAAGARRVVVTPTSDESDLYYYAWVQANIKKVSDATDGKVGYLHVPDMLATGLNEFAKHYYPQLKKQALVIDVRGNGGGNVSPMLIERLRREAAMVGIARNAEPSIDPNGTFVGPLACLLNEYSASDGDIFSYRFRHYKLGPLIGKRSWGGVVGIRGSLPLLDGGSLSKPEFSRYDLGGKEWVMENVGVAPDIVVDNDPAKEFAGEDQQLNKAIEVLLAELKKNPPKVIAPPAYPKR
- a CDS encoding S9 family peptidase; translated protein: MTRRNALAALFLIALAPLVAAQERVTGANYLLAQKFSKEFVAQHVREASVSPQWIGKTDVFWYSARTASGTQYWKVDPGKKERTPLFDHSRLAAALSEASKQPLDADTFRIDRVTVAADAKKLNFVFGEGRYEYDLEAGKLKSLGKAPPAQGGMSPEAIERMRGQLGDERVNEMLRRMREGETDTEKKDDTKKDDTKKDDAGGKGGANPGGPGSYKNYSPDKKKYVYAYKHNLYLCDEGQPEDKATQLSTDGADEYGFGGFGGFGGGGGGFNKGGNDGAKGAAPSDRKTRANVTWSTDSKAFYVTRTDSRGIKDLYLVDSIATPRPKLEQYKYPMPAEAEIRKTELYYCDVEKKALTKVSPKWRDERYSDIRWGKSPGELRFIRRDRLRRNLEVCAFDVFSGQCKCMFGEGFEAAYLEMQSPRYLEETDEFIWWSERSGWGHFYRYGRDGSFKNAITSGPWRASRIVEVDAKAGFVYLIGNAREPGENPYYTHLYRVKLDGTGLTCLDPSDRMGQSVERGLNQTSTLSPSKKFVVTNSTAVDRAPFAVVRDDTGKSLMLLETTDLSALDKAGWKMPETFSVKAADGTTDLYGNMWKPFDFDPKKQYPVIAHVYPGPQTEGVVYRFSAYSTNMQLAQLGFVVIQVGHRGGSPERSKAYHSFGYFNLRDYGLVDKKAAIEALAARHSFIDVSKVGIFGHSGGGFMSAAALLQKPYNDFFKVAVASAGNHDNNIYNDNWSETYHGLKEVPVAAEKSEKKEGATGSTGAGAGSKGFGGRKKGPPEEELIEEELIELMQRFDPEDQRSVEELEAQITALKARLAQLQRADAAKSQLALAPPPRLAGTKPPVASAAAAVVLPLTKFEIKVPTNAELADNLKGHLLLVHGEIDNNVHPANTMRLVDALIKANKRFDLLIIPGARHGFGAAQPYFNQRMWDFFAEHLLGDRQTGADINIKDVKRK
- a CDS encoding TIGR03066 family protein; amino-acid sequence: MRAVLGVVVVLVASFGLSASDKDEKIDAKLLVGKWTMENEETGASMVMEFTKDGKFKVSVKEKKGKEIQIGGTYKLEGAKLMLTIKAGDKEAKETLTVVSLDDEELVTKDSKGKKDTYERVDDDE
- a CDS encoding YncE family protein, producing the protein MRHAIGAITAAILCTAGAAGDDKKPVPKPITRLFVQDLKTCSLKWADVTVGPGQRLALGALADVTGFKKLDPTRQKLVQMREAGSLVCVGVRDDADGAFESGWVLIQSGVGYADHGGHGHWKYKKKPEVADSRLDAKQGNPAHVYLYGERFFIANDRLNGYTRLDPEQYATNEARSLGTGKPQFLVGGGNHITLAVVDDKVGYSCWIDGGGPNKGRVDVTPVTGAPKSEPAYSFTLPSGGIHGATACAGKVFFAPAEGVCWVEADPGLKQKSEQVKTRQIDLGKEGGKARRTGAFATHGDHVLFVTGKDAPTLVALNAKLTDPKPLFVPLTVRKGTHAVTPEVVTAADGKLYALVFHDRVKDSDADDALEVIALDPNGDGDCADARSVKVLKVGRSAVEGHSGHHDITFDADYRYAFFTNPGDGTVSALSLKTLEVTATFTVGGTPTAVVARGGEDHDD
- the zigA gene encoding zinc metallochaperone GTPase ZigA, whose translation is MSVHTSPRAVQRLPVTVLSGFLGAGKTTLLNHVLTNREGLKVAVIVNDMSEINIDAALVKDGAALSRTDEKLVEMQNGCICCTLREDLLKEVARLARDGRFDYLLIESTGVSEPRPVAETFTFEHEDGSALGDVARLDTMVTVVDAANFLDDYRSADALSDRGQALGPEDERDVVTLLVDQVEFADVLVVNKADLVPEARLGELEAALRSLNPAAKLVRSVRGRVPLAEVLNTGRFDFGRAESAPGWMAVSRGEELPETTEYGISSFVYRARRPFHPDRLYRFMTNKRLLAGLLRSKGFCWIVTRPQWAALWSQAGRVMELSPQGVWWADVPRDQWPTDPAERAEVLADFEGEFGDRRQELVFIGARLNEAAIRAALDAALMTDAEMQGGPAAWERITDPLPPWPVPEQEFTEVAP